The DNA region ACGGCTTGGGGGTGGGGCAGTCCGTCTTGTGGTCGGCGGCGCTGGCCTTCCGGTCGCCGCCGGTGAAGACGTCGATGAGCTGCATCGTGCCCCATCCGGCCAGCCCGAGGGCGACCACGGAAGCGGTGGCAGCGAGGATCAGTTTGCCGCGATGCCGGGGGCGGCGCATCCGCGGATATTTGTCGCCCGTGATGCGGTACTTTCCGCCCATGCCGGGGGGAGTGAGCATGCTCATGGGCGCAGCGTAGTGCGACCCGGTGATGATGCCTACTAAATGATCAATGGATCGCACCCGTCCGGGTGCGAAAGCACCCGAACGAACCCGGGGCGGCCCGAAGGTCTCGCGGGTCCGGTCAGCCCCGCCGGTCCGTGGGCGGAGCCCGCTTCGGTCAGCCGAGTTCGAGCACGCGGGCGTGCAGTACCTGGCGCTGCTGAAGCGCGGCGCGGACCGCGCGGTGCAGTCCGTCCTCCAGATAGAGGTCGCCCTGCCACTTCACGACGTGCGCGAACAGGTCACCGTAGAACGTCGAGTCCTCGGCGAGGAGGGTTTCGAGGTCCAGGTTGCCCTTGGTGGTCACCAGCTGATCGAGGCGGACCGGGCGCGGCGCGACATCCGCCCACTGCCGGGTGCTTTCCCGGCCGTGGTCGGGATAAGGCCGCCCATTTCCGATGCGCTTGAAGATCACACGGAGAGCCTACCGGGCAAGAGCCTCCGGGCGCAGCCATGGGGCGGGACTGCGATGCTGGCAAGAACGCCACAAAAGCATGCA from Streptomyces sp. NBC_01591 includes:
- a CDS encoding type II toxin-antitoxin system VapB family antitoxin, giving the protein MIFKRIGNGRPYPDHGRESTRQWADVAPRPVRLDQLVTTKGNLDLETLLAEDSTFYGDLFAHVVKWQGDLYLEDGLHRAVRAALQQRQVLHARVLELG